In Malus sylvestris chromosome 2, drMalSylv7.2, whole genome shotgun sequence, the genomic stretch CCTGCCTTTCTTCTTGATGACAATGGTAAATTCACAGACAAAGTCAATCCATTATATAATGAATGGATCCAGACTGACCAGATGATCCTATCTTGGATTACAAGTTCTCTTACTCCCAAGGTTCTTGCTACGATCGTCAACAAAATTGATTCGGCCTCTGCTTGGTCGTCAAACCCGAATTAATCTGATTATGGGGGTTTTGTTTTATATCAATATATTGCAGCAGAAGTCGCACTTTGAAGAGTTCATGCTGCACAGAAAGATGATGAAATGCTACCTGTTGAGTCTATCATTGCTCCATTGGAGACAGAGCTGAAGCTTGCTGCAGGAGTTATACATTTGTTATGCAATATGACccctttaattttatttaaaaactgaTACAAAAATTTATGTAGTATTTTTGTATCAGTTTTGAGTGTCTATTTTGGCTTCCATATTTCGTCTGTACATGTGAGAGGTATAGTGTTCAAAATGTATTTGGTTTCTATATTGTTAAtggatccttttttttttttaaggtaacCAAGTTGCAGGATGACAGCAGAACACTTGATCTGCAGGTAAACCTTCAATTTCCATATAAAGTTTGCATGTTCGTTGTTTCTGGAAtttgagtttttattatttctcaattcTATCAAATAGATTACAATTTCACATATGGGATTATTAATGGCAATTAGATGATAGAAgaattgggattggaagaaGATATTGAGTTGTTTATTTATGGGGATTAGAAAATGATTATCATACGAGTGACATTTATTTTTGTGTGGATTGTTAATATATAAAACTAAGCTTTTGAGATTGGGAGACAAAACCCACAAATTCAAATcagacaaaataaataaaaaatttaactgACTTAAAGATCAAACTCCAAAAGGGTATTAATAACAAGGCTTATTTGATCCATTAAGTGTGAAAGTTTTGAGCTTTGAAGAAGTAGAGGAGGAGAGTTGTTAACCAAGCTGCATTATCCATGTATTAGGATGTTGAGGGTAGGCAGGAAAAATACTTTTTGACGCCATATCCAGAGGAGCATAACGACAGGCCTGCATTTTTGCAGCAAGGACCAAAACAAGTAGAAGTGAAGGCTTGACTGTTTGGGTATTAATCCTAAACCTAATTATTCTTATTTAGGTTTAGGATAAATGATAAATGATTGAGTGTGTCTCGATGATTGTATTACTATGTTTGATGAATGATTTGAGGAGTTGGAAATGGTTTATTGCTTATGTTTTTCTTAGGTGTGTACTTTTTGGTTATTTCCGAGCTTTTCACGACTTTTGATACGAAATGGTTTATTGCTTATGTTTTTCTTAGGTGTGTACTTTTTGGTTATTTCCGAGCTTTTCACGACTTTTGATACCTAATAGAGAATATGGAAACCCCaactttaattttatgaattggTTTTGGTGCCTAAAATGAAATCTAGCATAGTGAAATCTTGCATAAtgaaattatgacaaatttccCTTCATCTTTAGATTTTCATTTAATTCAATTGGTATGCAATTTAGGGTTATTCAATTCATGAGtgatcaaattatgtttttaattCCTTCTTTTGATTTACAGTTCAACATTGTCGTACAAAATGAAAAAGGCGCCAGTAACAGAGTTATGGATTTGGATGCCTTTAGTGGAATAAAACTGAATTTTTTAACTTTGTATAGTTGTAAACATAAAATACTCCATGAGATAGACTCATAGCTTTTGAAAACAATCCTAGAGGATGGCATAACATCTCCAACTTTTGTCATGTAATGTATGAATGTAAATAGCACTTCGTAAACATATGGatgtaatatatgtatataaacacTCTTTAGCATGTATATTTTTCAAAACTTTCTACATCTTCAACAATGTTTCAATGATTTCTTGATGTAAGTAATGATAATTTAAAGAACCATTTAAAGTATTTTGGTAATCAGCATACTTAAGCTTAAATGTGATATATCCGTTTAGTATTTTTTATACAGTGATAATACTCGAGTATAATTTACACCATATATCTTTTGAAGTACATGAAACTATGAAGAAAAAATCCTAATTAATCTGATTATGGAGGTTTTGTTTTATATCAAACTATTGCAGCAGAAGTCACACTTTGAAGAGTTCACGCCACATAGAAAGACGATGAAATGCTATATGTTGAGTCTATCGTTGCACCATTGGAGACAGAGCTGAAGCTTGCTGCAGGTGGTATACTTTTGTTCTGCAATATGACccctttaattttattttaagacATAGGGTTGAAAAAAATTTATGTAGTATTTTTGTGTCAGCTTTGAGTGTCTATTTTGGCTTCCATATTTGGTCTGTACATGTGAGGTATAGAGTGTTCAATATGTATTTGGTTTCTGTATTGTTAATggatctattttttttttaggtaaCCAAGTTGCAGGATGAAAACATAACACTTGATCCGCAGGTAAACTTGATTGGTTATTTCCGAGCTTTTCTATGGAAACCCCaactttaattttatgaattggTTTCGGTGCCTAAAATGAGATCTAGCATAGTGAAATCTTGCATAATGAAATTATGACTCCCTTCatcttttcattttcatttagtTCAATTCGTACGCAGTTTAGGGTTATTCAATTCATAAGTGATCAAATTAGGTTTTTAATTCCTTCTTTTGATTTTCAGTTTAGCATTGTCGTATTTTGGATGCCTTTAGTGGaataaaactgatttttttttaactttgtatAGTTGTAAACGTAAAATACTCCATGAAATAGACTCATAGCTTTTGAAAACAATCTTTGAGGATGGCATAACAACATCTCCAACTTTTGTCGTGTAATGTATGAATGTAAATAGCACTTTGTAAACATATGGAcgtaatatatgtatataaacacCACTCTTTAgcatatatatttttcaaaaCTTTCTACATCTTCAACAATGTTTTAAGCCTCGCAGCAACGGGCGGGTACACTTGCTAGTATACATCTAAAATTATAAGACTAAATCCTTTAGTTCTTGGATTCATGTAAGAACTACTTATTCCAGCAGATGCTATGCTTGCACTACTAGAATTTATGGCTTGCCCTGTCAACTATTGCGTGACAGAAGATATCGTCGGTTTCACTTTTTTTAACCGACAGAATATAAGTTTAGTAGGGCAAAATCAGTCAACAAATTGGGTTGACTGAATAGATTTACAGGATGTCTAGAGTTCGTAGGTTAAGACATCAGTCATTGGGCAAACATTTGGAGCGAAGATGTGAGTGTTTTAACTGACGAATAAGCTGGTCGTCATGTAGATCTTCTTTCCCGACTGACGGTTCAACGGGTAGCTCTTTGGATAACAATTCATCTTCAAGGGGAACATGTTGCCCCTCAGATGAATGGTTAAAGGCAATTGTGAGACTATAATTTTCTAGGTTCGGAATAAAAAATACAGTAAAACCCTCACCTATTCTGTCTCTATAACATCCACCAAATACCCCTTCTTCCCTTTCTATTTCTCTCTCAGTAATTTCCCCTGACTGAATCACACAATCCAACCAACTCTCTTTAAGCCTCCCTCACCGATTCCATGGATTTCATGGACTTATCCCACCCGCTCTCCTTCCCTCTATATATAGCAAGTCCCCTTGCCTCAGTGTCCCTGGCAACAAAATTTATGGCGTGTCTTCGTTCTTTCAATTATTTGAAAGCTTCCCTGCCCTGCAGTCTTGTACAAAGGCGTATGGTGTTTCATCAGTTCCATTTGGTGGTTGGGTTGGAAATGAAATTAAAACACTCCATTTCAAATGGTCTAAACCAAATTGAATCAAATGTGAAGCAAAGGGCAAGAGGTGTAGATTGAAGAACAATGGCACCAAGGGCGAAATTGACCTTGTTGACAGGAGGAAACCAAGTAAGGATAACGCGTCTAAATCTTATTTCGAATCCATTCATCTCATTATGTTTTTAATGATTATGATCGGTATACTCTGCTACATGCTGTGATTTTTCCGCTTTCATGTAATTAACGGCTTATATTTGTGGTAACGATATTGATTAATTTTGAGAAATGACAGTCTAATTTTTGCAACTGTCTTTTGTAGGCAAAACAAAGACGTTTGCAAGGGTGAGTTGTGTAGGACCAGTGTTTAGCTTTGTTTCATGTCCAAAGGACACTTGAGAATAAATGTTTACTCATGGATAGTATCTACCTATTTGCAGGAGCAACCCTGGGTTCATTTGTTCTGTTACTACTGGTCATTGCGGCATATCACGCCTATAGCACTGacaaaagtaaaaagaaaatcGAATGAAATTTGGTAAGTTTTCAGCGGACTACAAAGATCTTAAGCCAAGCATATATTCCCATGCAGATATTAAGAGGTTTACAAATCAATTCAAGTACAAGTTGGGGCAAGGAGCATACATAATTGTTTTTAAAGGAAAGCTTTTTTCTGAATACTTTGTTGCCATGAAAGTACTTAACATTTCCAAGGGTGACGGGGAAGAGCTTGTAAATGAAGTGGGAACAATGGGCCATATTCACCATGTCAATGTGGTTCACTTGGTTGGTTTTTGTGTTGATGGATTTAGATGAGCTCTGGTGTATGAGTTCTTTCCCTTTGGTTCACTCCAAGATTATATTTCATCAGTAGATAGATTTCTTTCCTTGGTAGGCATAAGTTGCAAGATATTGCTATCAGCATAGCCACAGGAACCAAGGATGTGATATACAAATCCTCCATTTCGATATCAAACCCCATAATGTTTTGCTCGACAAAAAAATCACGCCAAAAATCTCTGATTTTGGTCTGGCCAAGTTATGTTCCAAGGATCAATCAGTGTGACTAAAGCAAGAGGGACCATGTGACTAAAGCACCCGAAGTGTTTTCCAGGAATTTCGGAAATGTGTCTTACAAGGCAGATGTCTTGAATGCTGCTGCTTGAGATGGTAGGAGAAAAGAAGAATATTGGTTCAACTAGAGGACACAACAAATGAAATCTACTATCCAAAATGGATTTATAATCTTCTAGAGGAAGGAAATGACCAACATATCCATATTAGGAAGAATGTTATGGTAAGATTCCAAAGCAACTTGCAAGTTTAGGGCTCTGGTGCAGCCAGTGACACTCGGTGGATCGGCGGTCCATGAAAACGGTGGTTCGGATGTTAGGAGGAGGAGAAAACTTGATGATGCAAGCAACCCTAAAAGCCTCCTACAGTTAGAAGCAATTGCTGAATTAGAGTaacatatgtatatgtatatgcacCAACACAAGTCAATCTTAGATGAATCCAAGCCAAACAATTACAGACAACAGTTATTCACTAAATCACTTTAAGGCaagaatttaattaataatacatTATTGCACTTTCTTAACCGTTTGACTATCACCTAGCAGACAATGAACACGTTAGCTCCGCGTTAGAACATCTTGGGTTCAATTCATTGTCTTGAATATCACCCTCTGTCACAGCCGTCTCTAGGGGGGCATAGAGAAGGCCTGAGAGGCATTTGCAGACATTCAACATCACCTCCAAGCATTTTGACAACTTTGGACATCGAAGGGCGATCACTTGGTTTAATTTGAATACACCATAAGGCGGTTACAACCATCTTTCTTATTACTTTCTTTTCCTCCTCTGTAACATTGTCCATTTCCAAGTCATTTCCCACAATATACTGATCGTATACCCACATTGGGAAGTAGATTTGGCTTGAATGCTctaccgttggattcaaattcTTCCTTCTGCTTGCCATCTCCATCAACAACATTCCAAAACTATAGACATCTGACTTGTATGAGACACCTCCAATATTTTTGTAGAACAACTCAGGAGCAATATATCCCAGTGTACCTCGTGCTGCCGTCAAAGAGACAATGCTATTATCTACAGGATACAATTTTGCAAGCCCAAAGTCAGAAACCTTTGCTTTAAAGTTCTCATCAAGAAGGATGTTATGAGGCTTGATGTCGAAATGTAGAATTTGCATTTCGCAACCTTGGTGTAGATATTCGATCCCTTGAGCCACTCCAAGAGAAATCTCGTACATGTTCTTGATAGTTAAGGGGACACTTTCTTCTTTGGAATAAATGTATTTATCAAGAGAGCCATTAGACATGAAGTCATACACTAGAGCGCGCTTTGATCCCTCAACACAGTATCCAACAAGTTGCACCACATTGGCATGGTGAATCCTTCCGATTGTAGCTATTTCGCTAATGAAATCTTGGCCATCAGCTTTGGGCTTGCCCAAAACTTTAATTGCTACAAAACGGCCACTGCGGAGCTTTCCTTTAAATACAGAGCCAAAGCCACCTTCGCCCAACTTGTCCTTAAACCTGCGAGTCATTTTCTTGATGTCCGAGTAAGAGTACCTTATAGGCATGAAGTTGTTATTGCATTGCAGAAAATCTTCTATTATGCTATACATTGATAAATGTCTTCTGCGCCATGTGTAGATTAAAAATGCAGTCACAACTAGAACTCCAAAAACAAATTTGGCTAGGAAAAATAACCCTGCATGCATTGATATTAATATGTTAGATCCACTACGTACTActttttcttccctttctttccaaattacTTTGTCTTTGATGTAATTAACGAGAGAGAATGGGAAATCTACTTATGGTGATAATACAATCTCTTCTTAATCCTTACCGATGCATATGAGTATAAACCATCCACGTACTGCAACAAAATCAATCGACTATGAGTTTGAAAAGTGCATAcagtgaaaaaataaataaaaaattaaatcaaaggGTGCCTTTATTGACATCCAAATTTTAGTTAGTTTCACTTAACTAAAAACTTTTTGTCATCAAACTTTTTAATTTGCCATCGAAATTGAGTTCACCCAACCCACCAAGCATCAAGCACCACTCACCAAAAAAACGAACAACACACACCCCCCACTCACCAATAGAAAGAGAACGAACACACAGACCCACCAAGGAGCCGGCATCGACGCTGTCGACGAGGGAGGGACCGGAGGGAGGTGTAGTTTTGTTGGGCTTGGTAGTGGTTTTGTCTgttcattttctctttcttttggtAGGTGGAGGCTGGTGTGGATTTGGGCGAACTTAAAAATGAGGGGGAACTATGAAGTTTGACAAAATGTTTTAGTTAGGTGAAGTTCATCTAAAATTTGGGTGCCGATAAAGATACCCAAAATCAAAAGACTTGAGCGTATGGACTAATTAAATGAAGCTCTTACCTATATCGTTGGTTTTGGTTAACCATGAAAAGAACGTGCCAGCTGCAGCAGTACATACCACGGAAAAGTAAGCAAAGACATACAGTTACTAGGTTTAAGAAGTACAGATAGAgcacacaaaaataaaagaagctTTTGCAGAGAAACTTCTTACGCAAATATATGTATTCATGACCTACAGTGAAAAATGTGAAGAAGAATACACAACATTAGCAATAGCTCACCCAGTCTTCAGAATTTAAAAAATCAAGTTTGTCGATCGAAAACttgtaaataaaacaaaaagaggaCCCCTTACCGATTTGTTGCCATAGATATTGAAAGAAACCTACATGAACAAAGAAAGAACAAGACCACATGCATTAGCATAACAAGTGTGAGGTGTATAAGTCGttagaaaataaatttaaaattctaGTGCTGTCAATAcattgataatatatatatatgtatgtatgtatgtatgtatgtatatatatatatatatgtatgtatgtatgtatgtatgtatgtatatatgtatgtatgtatatgtattattttttctgaaaatttaaCTTTCCCCCTCCAAACTCATTTTTCTAGCCTCTAGCCCATCATATAATATTTATCCGAATAAAACCCAATGATTAGGATCCAACTAAGAAACTTACCAAATTAAGTTTGTGTGtccatttttatattttttggatCCCTACATCTAAAGCCAGTATGGAAAGCTcttgtaattttgttttaattgatcACGTGCATTGAATTTGGCAAGGTCTTGTAGCCATGAAAAATGGTTCTAGATGGAGgaattaatttgattttttttttaattttgacaacaaatttcaatttgaatATACCTAATTTCGTGTTTATTTTCAACAATAtctattgtttaattttatgaaaataatttacctactatgaaaattaattttatgaaaacaatatcaattgtttaattttatacCTACACGATAATTACATGAAAATAGTTTACCtactatgaaaattaattttttcaaaacaatatctattgtttaattttatgaaaataatttacctactgtATAATTACATGAAAACTAATGTGcctattttttaaatttgtaacaaaattaatttacctactttTTATGGTATTAGTATAGATAAATGTAGAATATATGTCCGTACGTATTTGATCTAATTAGGTTTTGGATTGGAGGAGTTGacacaaaattataaatatattaaacAAATTTATCTATCCTTAAGTTGGAGGGGATTTGGCCTGTACATTGCTACGGTAAACAAATGCCACTCGATTTCACGTTATTTACAACAAAGCTATCAGATTTGGGTTGGGTTGGAGGGTAATTTTGTGCATAGGGTTTACGTGCCCTCCTATATATGACCCTTGTGTTTACTTTATTTACACCACTGCCATCAAATATGTGGCTGAATTGGGAGAAATTTTTCCATATTCCCGGCACTCCACGTGGTATATGTACCGaatcaatcaaaacaaaacatgtggctttcttgttttaaagtttaattgcTTCCTGAATATTTCGAAACGGTGGGCCCataaacattaaaaataaaaacgtcCCCGTTTCCTCCTGACttttctccccccccccccccatccTAATCTCCCAAGACGCCCTCATCTCCTCCTGACTCCCCCCCCCATTGTTACCGGCAAAATCATAAACGGAGGTCGGTGATGGCAAAATCTTAAACCATCCACCTCCATCGTCGCCCCGGGACGTTccatctcttctctctcttcctctttttctttctcctatCATCTCTCGTTCTCTCCCCCTCTTATTTCGACATGGAACCAGAGGGATGGAACCAGAGGGATAGTTGGCCGGACCTTTAGGTTTGCCGTCTATCTCCTCTCTCCCCCACCCTCCTCTGGGCCTTCGTACACTGTGAGCGGCACACGAGCGAGCTCGAACAAAAGATTTCAAAGCTAAATCCAATGTGGAAGATCAGAAAATCAAAACCCATAAAACATATGAAAATAAATTcgtaatatttttaaaaaagccATTTTTCAAATCCTTCTGTATGTTCTTCTCCCCATAAACCCTTCAAATCTGGTCCTTCTCTACCTCCTCCCTTTATCTCTTGGATTTTAATAagctttttttcctttttttctgggttttgtggCGCATGCAGAGTtaaattcctttttctttttttttcttttttttttctaggttttgTTGCTTTTAGTGATTTAGGTTGAAGAGTTTATGCATTTTCCGGGAAACTGAGCCTTTGGGCATTTTTCAAAGctcgaatttggttgagaatggAGAGAAATTTTTACAAGGTCCCGGAATTCttagaaaaaaagaagaggaaaacccagaaaaaaaagaaggaaaagatgcTAATTAAAATCCAAGAGATAAAGGAGGGAGGTAGAGAAGGACCAGATTTGAAGGAGGAAAACTCATATTCTTGATAATCAGTACGAGCCCACCGTGCATCTACCTCCTCAATCCATATTCTTCTCGTACGGGTATCcctggtttttggttttttgggggtttttcAAAAATTTCCCAATTCATGAAAGGATATGGATTGAGGAGGTAGATGCACGGTGGACTCGTACTGATTATCAAGAATATGAGTTTTCCTCCTTCAAATCTGGTCCTTCTCTACCTCCCTCCTTTATCTCTTGGATTTTAATTAgcatcttttccttttttttttctgggttttcctcttctttttttctaaGAATTCCGGGACCTTGTAAAAATTTCTCTccattctcaaccaaattcgagCTTTGAAAAATGCCCAAAGGCTCAGTTTCCCGGAAAATGCATAAACTCTTCAACCTAAATCACTAAAAgcaacaaaacccagaaaaaaaaaagaaaaaaaaaagaaaaaggaatttaACTCTGCATGCACCACAAAAcacagaaaaaaaaggaaaaaatgctTATTAAAATCCAAGAGATAAAGGGAGGAGGTAGAGAAGGACCAGATTTGAAGGGTTTATGGGGAGAAGAACATACAGAAGGATTTGAAAAATggcttttttaaaaatattacgAATTTATTTTCATATGTTTTATGGGTTTTGATTTTCTGATCTTCCACATTGGATTTAGCTTTGAAATCTTTTGTTCGAGCTCGCTCGTGTGCCGTTCACAGTGTACGAAGGCCCAGAGGAGGGTGGGGGAGAGAGGAGATAGACGGCAAACCTAAAGGTCCGGCCAACTATCCCTCTGGTTCCATCCCTCTGGTTCCATGTCGAAATAAGAGGGGGAGAGAACGAGAGATGataggagaaagaaaaagaggaagagagagaagagatggAACGTCCCGGGGCGACGATGGAGGTGGATGGTTTAAGATTTTGCCGTCACCGACCTCCGTTTATGATTTTGCCGGTAACAATGGGGGGAGTCAGGAGGAGATGGGGCGTCTTGGGAGATTAGGATGGGGGGAAAAGTCAGGAGAAAACGGGgacgtttttatttttaatgtttatGGGCCCACCGTTTCGAAATATTCAGGAAGccattaaactttaaaacaagaaagccacatgttttgttttgattgattCGGTACATATACCACGTGGAGTGCCGGGAATATGGAAAAATTTCTCCGCAGACAGAGGGCGATGGGAGCCATGCCCACTGCAGAGAGAGAGGGACGGATTTGATGGATGGTCACAGAGAGAGATTGGGTGAGGGATGTGAGGGGAGATTACAGAGAGACAAATAAATGGGAGGGATCGGGGGATTTGAGGGATGGtcagag encodes the following:
- the LOC126612216 gene encoding rust resistance kinase Lr10-like isoform X2; protein product: MEISGSRSFTLSLAFLLLCFCSETCNADNSSAKSCTSSCGHIHNISHPFRLNDDPKYCGDVRYTLYCESNITVLDLPYFGKYHVQAINYTSKTIRLVDFGLQSNNCSSMSQNIPPTNEDINSLYWTGPSAPVYYLMCSNALNSSLYVGTAPCLNNTSSSSSQPKTYSYVMVDVGGRLEAWDLDEGCSVEWMSSSMRWAVGYVEDYSNFSYKDIHNALMYGFELYFESPYYEDRCPGQWTVSHASACFPHTISGFFQYLWQQIAGTFFSWLTKTNDIVRGWFILICIGLFFLAKFVFGVLVVTAFLIYTWRRRHLSMYSIIEDFLQCNNNFMPIRYSYSDIKKMTRRFKDKLGEGGFGSVFKGKLRSGRFVAIKVLGKPKADGQDFISEIATIGRIHHANVVQLVGYCVEGSKRALVYDFMSNGSLDKYIYSKEESVPLTIKNMYEISLGVAQGIEYLHQGCEMQILHFDIKPHNILLDENFKAKVSDFGLAKLYPVDNSIVSLTAARGTLGYIAPELFYKNIGGVSYKSDVYSFGMLLMEMASRRKNLNPTVEHSSQIYFPMWVYDQYIVGNDLEMDNVTEEEKKVIRKMVVTALWCIQIKPSDRPSMSKVVKMLGGDVECLQMPLRPSLCPPRDGCDRG
- the LOC126612216 gene encoding rust resistance kinase Lr10-like isoform X1, with product MEISGSRSFTLSLAFLLLCFCSETCNADNSSAKSCTSSCGHIHNISHPFRLNDDPKYCGDVRYTLYCESNITVLDLPYFGKYHVQAINYTSKTIRLVDFGLQSNNCSSMSQNIPPTNEDINSLYWTGPSAPVYYLMCSNALNSSLYVGTAPCLNNTSSSSSQPKTYSYVMVDVGGRLEAWDLDEGCSVEWMSSSMRWAVGYVEDYSNFSYKDIHNALMYGFELYFESPYYEDRCPGQWTVSHASACFPHTISGFFQYLWQQIGHEYIYLPGTFFSWLTKTNDIVRGWFILICIGLFFLAKFVFGVLVVTAFLIYTWRRRHLSMYSIIEDFLQCNNNFMPIRYSYSDIKKMTRRFKDKLGEGGFGSVFKGKLRSGRFVAIKVLGKPKADGQDFISEIATIGRIHHANVVQLVGYCVEGSKRALVYDFMSNGSLDKYIYSKEESVPLTIKNMYEISLGVAQGIEYLHQGCEMQILHFDIKPHNILLDENFKAKVSDFGLAKLYPVDNSIVSLTAARGTLGYIAPELFYKNIGGVSYKSDVYSFGMLLMEMASRRKNLNPTVEHSSQIYFPMWVYDQYIVGNDLEMDNVTEEEKKVIRKMVVTALWCIQIKPSDRPSMSKVVKMLGGDVECLQMPLRPSLCPPRDGCDRG